The Methanobrevibacter oralis genome segment ATCCTTTAGTTTATATTTTAACTAACGTAATTGCAGATGTTTATGGTGAGAGAACTGCACGTCGAACCATTATTCTAGGTCTTTGTGTAGATGTTTTATTTGTATTTATGACAACATTAATATTGTTCTTGCCTTCTCCATCATTCTATACTGGAGATTCAAGCCTTGCATTTGTATTTACTCAAACTCCAAGAATTCTTATAGCTTCTTACATTAGTTACTTAATCGGTAACTTTGTAAATGCAAGAATTACTACTATGGTAAACGCTGGCGAGGAATATTCCTCTGTTAAAAACTTGGGGATTATTGCTTTAAGTGAACTAATAGATAATTTCATATTTATCGGTTTGGCATTTGTTGGAGTATATTCTGTAGTGGATATTTTAATAATGATTATTTCACATTGGATATTAAGTTTAATTTGGAGTGCAATAGCTCAACCATTTACTTCAATGACTGTTAGGTGGGCTAAAAAAGGAAAATCTGTGGAAATTTAAATTTTTTAGGGATTTATTTTCCCAACTTTTTTTTATTTTTCAATCACATTTCTAAAAAGATAAATATTTTATACTTTTATTCAGAGATATATTAATAGTCAAAAATTATTATTTTATATTTGAAATAAGTTTTTACAAATTTTAGATATTTTTATATTATTAAATAGATTTTTTGGTAATTATTGATCAATTTATGAGAATTTTGGGATATGTATGGTTGAAGAAAATAGTAATATGATATTAGGTGTTGCTGATAAGCCATCTACACTTAGATGGATTTTACTTGCTATTCAGCATGTATGTGCAATGTTCGGAGCTACAATTTTGGTTCCAATTGTTGTCAATACAACGGCTGGAGCAGATATCTTGTCAATTCCGGTAGCATTAGTATCATCAGGTATAGGTACGTTAATTTACATTATTTGTACTCGTAATAGAAGTCCAGTTTATCTGGGAAGTTCTTTTGCATTCATCACTCCAATGGTTGCAGGATATGCAATAGGAGGTACTGGAAGTGTATTCACTGCACTGATGATTGTAGGTATAGTTTATATGATTATTGCTTTGATAATCCATCTTTCTGGTCCTGGTTGGATTAATAAGTTATTGCCTCCTGTTGTTGTAGGTCCAATGATTATGGTTATTGGTTTATCACTTGCTCCAACAGCTATTTCTGAAATTGGATTAAATTTAACAACTGTCCAATTGAACAATATATTGGTTGCATTTGTTTCATTTTTAACAACTGCAATTATTGCGATTCATGGAAAAGGAATTATAAGGGTTATTCCATTTTTATTAGGCATTATTGTAGGTTATGTTGTAGCGGCAGTATTGGGGATGGTTGATTTTTCACAAGCTTTAACAGCAAGTATTGTTGAAGTTCCAAAATTCTATCTGCCATTTATGCATTATGATTTAAACTTTGCAGCAGTTTTAACTATTGTTCCAATTGCTTTAGTAACAATGGTGGAGCATGTAGGTGACCATAAAGTATTAAGTGAAATTATTGGCCGTGATTTAATCGAAGATCCGGGACTTAATAAGACCCTTCTTGGTGATGGTCTTGCAACATTTCTAGCAGCAGTTCTTGGAGGTCCAGCAAATACGACATATGGAGAAAACACCTCTGTTGTAGGAATGACCAGAGTTGCATCAGTTTATGTAATTGGTCTTGCAGCTATAATAGCTATTGTATTTGCATTTTCAGGTCATTTAACGGCACTACTTACAGCTATTCCGGCACCAGTATTGGGAGGCATATCTGTTTTATTATATGGTTTTATTTGTGTAAATGGTCTTAAGATTTTAATCAATAATCAAGTGGATTTTAATAATACTAAAAATATTGTAATAGCAGCTACTATGTTAGTTTTAGGTTTAGGTGGTGCTACATTATCTATTGTTGATGGTAATTTATCTATAGCCATTTCTGGAATGTCTCTTGCAGCTATTGTTGGAATTATTCTTAACTTAGGAATTCCGGAGGAAAAACATGAATGAATTTGTACTTAATCATCCATTGATAACTCATAAATTAGCTATTTTACGTGATGTTAATACTGGAACTAAGGAATTTCGTGAACTTGTTTCTGAAATATCTGCTATTTTATGTTATGAGGCAATGAGTGATGCAAAACTTGAAGAAGTAACTATCGAAACTCCATTGGAAAAAATGGATACTAGAATGTTAAATGAGAAAAATTATGCAATTGTACCAATTTTAAGAGCAGGTATGGGTATGATAGATGGAATTATTAATGTAATTCCAAATGCAAAAATAGGACACATTGGCCTTTATCGTGATGAAGAATCATTGGAACCTATTGAATACTACTATAAAATGCCTGAAGAAATCGCTGATAAAGAAGTTTTAATCATAGATCCAATGTTGGCAACTGGTGGAAGTGCATCAGCTACGATTTCCAGATTGAAACAAGATGGTGTTTCTAAAATTAAATTATTATGTATTGTTGCTGCTCCTCAAGGTATCAAACGCATTGAAGAAGATCACTGTGATGTTAAAATCTTCTGTGCTACTGTTGATAGGCAATTAAACGATGATGCTTACATTCTTCCGGGTCTTGGAGATGCTGGGGACAGAGTTTATGGAACTAAATAAACTCTAATTTTTTTTCTTTTTTTTAATGTTTTACTTGAATACTGATTAATTCTTTCTATTTTTCTGAAATTTCATATAACAAATTATTTATCCTATTAAATAAAGTAAATACTATATAAGAGAATGTTAAATGAATAAAAGTGATTTAAAGAGAGATTTTTTATATGCTTAAAGGACCACTTGCTAAGAAGTGGCATGATTAGTTATGACATTCTTTTAACATCATATAATAAAGAAAGGTTGTGAATAGGGAAGTATGATAAATAATGCTTTTTTCAGATATTCTTGCTTTAATAGTTGTTTATGTATATGTGATAGTTATTTTTTTAGTTGCTGAAATTGTTTTAAAAACCAGAGGGGATGTATCTCGTAAATTTGTTCACATTATGGTAGGGAACATGATATTTGCAATGCCATTTTTCTCAAATACCTGGATTATGGTTTGGTTTTTAACATTACCAATTACAATTGCATTATTCTTCTTAACAGATTACTCGCCTATTAAAATAAAAAATATTATCACGGAATCAGGTCATGCATTGGGGTTATTTTTCTATGCAGCTATTTGGACAGTTTTAATCGCAATATTTA includes the following:
- a CDS encoding uracil-xanthine permease family protein, producing MVEENSNMILGVADKPSTLRWILLAIQHVCAMFGATILVPIVVNTTAGADILSIPVALVSSGIGTLIYIICTRNRSPVYLGSSFAFITPMVAGYAIGGTGSVFTALMIVGIVYMIIALIIHLSGPGWINKLLPPVVVGPMIMVIGLSLAPTAISEIGLNLTTVQLNNILVAFVSFLTTAIIAIHGKGIIRVIPFLLGIIVGYVVAAVLGMVDFSQALTASIVEVPKFYLPFMHYDLNFAAVLTIVPIALVTMVEHVGDHKVLSEIIGRDLIEDPGLNKTLLGDGLATFLAAVLGGPANTTYGENTSVVGMTRVASVYVIGLAAIIAIVFAFSGHLTALLTAIPAPVLGGISVLLYGFICVNGLKILINNQVDFNNTKNIVIAATMLVLGLGGATLSIVDGNLSIAISGMSLAAIVGIILNLGIPEEKHE
- a CDS encoding queuosine precursor transporter, which encodes MDLNFDFTEKRVIITAFFCMAFTIANLITVKIISIDFIGMQTPAGVLIYPLVYILTNVIADVYGERTARRTIILGLCVDVLFVFMTTLILFLPSPSFYTGDSSLAFVFTQTPRILIASYISYLIGNFVNARITTMVNAGEEYSSVKNLGIIALSELIDNFIFIGLAFVGVYSVVDILIMIISHWILSLIWSAIAQPFTSMTVRWAKKGKSVEI
- the upp gene encoding uracil phosphoribosyltransferase, yielding MNEFVLNHPLITHKLAILRDVNTGTKEFRELVSEISAILCYEAMSDAKLEEVTIETPLEKMDTRMLNEKNYAIVPILRAGMGMIDGIINVIPNAKIGHIGLYRDEESLEPIEYYYKMPEEIADKEVLIIDPMLATGGSASATISRLKQDGVSKIKLLCIVAAPQGIKRIEEDHCDVKIFCATVDRQLNDDAYILPGLGDAGDRVYGTK